One genomic region from Motacilla alba alba isolate MOTALB_02 chromosome 5, Motacilla_alba_V1.0_pri, whole genome shotgun sequence encodes:
- the DEGS2 gene encoding sphingolipid delta(4)-desaturase/C4-monooxygenase DES2 isoform X3, with protein MGPDPHLKWIVSGMVFMQLLACYLVKDLSWKWIFFWAYAFGGCINHSLTLAIHDISHNVAFGNKQAKWNRWFAIFANLPIGIPYSASFKKYHIDHHRYLGGDSLDVDIPTDFEGWFFCTPLRKLLWLFLQPLFYSLRPLYVNPKAITRMEILNALVQFSIDLIIYYLWGLKPVIYLIAGTILCLGFHPISGHFIAEHYMFLKGYETYSYYGPLNWLTFNVGYHMEHHDFPSIPGCRLPMVKKIAAEYYDNLPHHQSWIRVLWDFVFDDTLGPYSRVKRLCKLAKES; from the exons ATGGGACCAGATCCACATTTAAAGTGGATTGTATCTGGAATGGTTTTTATGCAGCTTCTGGCATGCTACTTGGTGAAAGACTTATCTTGGAAAtggattttcttctgggctTATGCTTTTGGGGGTTGCATCAACCATTCCCTGACCCTCGCCATCCATGACATTTCACACAACGTGGCCTTTGGGAACAAGCAGGCCAAGTGGAACCGGTGGTTCGCAATCTTTGCCAACTTGCCCATTGGCATCCCCTATTCTGCCTCCTTCAAGAAATACCACATTGACCATCACCGGTacctgggaggggacagctTGGATGTGGACATTCCCACAGACTTTGAGGGCTGGTTTTTCTGCACGCCGCTTCGGAAGCTGCTCTGGCTATtcctccagcctctgttctacAGTCTGAGACCACTGTATGTGAACCCCAAAGCAATTACACGGATGGAAATCCTGAATGCTCTCGTCCAGTTTTCTATAGACCTCATCATTTACTACCTGTGGGGGCTCAAACCTGTTATTTACTTAATAGCAGGTACTATTCTTTGCTTGGGTTTTCATCCCATTTCTGGGCACTTCATAGCAGAACACTACATGTTCCTAAAAGGGTATGAGACATACTCTTATTACGGACCTCTGAACTGGCTCACCTTCAATGTAGGCTACCACATGGAGCACCATGACTTCCCCAGCATTCCTGGATGCAGATTGCCCATG gtgaagaagatTGCAGCAGAATATTATGATAACCTCCCACATCACCAGTCCTGGATTCGAGTTCTGTGGGACTTTGTTTTTGATGACACTCTTGGTCCTTATTCAAGAGTTAAGAGACTGTGCAAGCTGGCAAAGGAAAGCTAA
- the DEGS2 gene encoding sphingolipid delta(4)-desaturase/C4-monooxygenase DES2 isoform X2, with amino-acid sequence MTPGRVSTAKYPEIKTLMGPDPHLKWIVSGMVFMQLLACYLVKDLSWKWIFFWAYAFGGCINHSLTLAIHDISHNVAFGNKQAKWNRWFAIFANLPIGIPYSASFKKYHIDHHRYLGGDSLDVDIPTDFEGWFFCTPLRKLLWLFLQPLFYSLRPLYVNPKAITRMEILNALVQFSIDLIIYYLWGLKPVIYLIAGTILCLGFHPISGHFIAEHYMFLKGYETYSYYGPLNWLTFNVGYHMEHHDFPSIPGCRLPMVKKIAAEYYDNLPHHQSWIRVLWDFVFDDTLGPYSRVKRLCKLAKES; translated from the exons CAAAGTATCCAGAGATCAAGACTCTGATGGGACCAGATCCACATTTAAAGTGGATTGTATCTGGAATGGTTTTTATGCAGCTTCTGGCATGCTACTTGGTGAAAGACTTATCTTGGAAAtggattttcttctgggctTATGCTTTTGGGGGTTGCATCAACCATTCCCTGACCCTCGCCATCCATGACATTTCACACAACGTGGCCTTTGGGAACAAGCAGGCCAAGTGGAACCGGTGGTTCGCAATCTTTGCCAACTTGCCCATTGGCATCCCCTATTCTGCCTCCTTCAAGAAATACCACATTGACCATCACCGGTacctgggaggggacagctTGGATGTGGACATTCCCACAGACTTTGAGGGCTGGTTTTTCTGCACGCCGCTTCGGAAGCTGCTCTGGCTATtcctccagcctctgttctacAGTCTGAGACCACTGTATGTGAACCCCAAAGCAATTACACGGATGGAAATCCTGAATGCTCTCGTCCAGTTTTCTATAGACCTCATCATTTACTACCTGTGGGGGCTCAAACCTGTTATTTACTTAATAGCAGGTACTATTCTTTGCTTGGGTTTTCATCCCATTTCTGGGCACTTCATAGCAGAACACTACATGTTCCTAAAAGGGTATGAGACATACTCTTATTACGGACCTCTGAACTGGCTCACCTTCAATGTAGGCTACCACATGGAGCACCATGACTTCCCCAGCATTCCTGGATGCAGATTGCCCATG gtgaagaagatTGCAGCAGAATATTATGATAACCTCCCACATCACCAGTCCTGGATTCGAGTTCTGTGGGACTTTGTTTTTGATGACACTCTTGGTCCTTATTCAAGAGTTAAGAGACTGTGCAAGCTGGCAAAGGAAAGCTAA
- the DEGS2 gene encoding sphingolipid delta(4)-desaturase/C4-monooxygenase DES2 isoform X1, with translation MGNRVTREDFEWVYTEQPHTQRRKEILAKYPEIKTLMGPDPHLKWIVSGMVFMQLLACYLVKDLSWKWIFFWAYAFGGCINHSLTLAIHDISHNVAFGNKQAKWNRWFAIFANLPIGIPYSASFKKYHIDHHRYLGGDSLDVDIPTDFEGWFFCTPLRKLLWLFLQPLFYSLRPLYVNPKAITRMEILNALVQFSIDLIIYYLWGLKPVIYLIAGTILCLGFHPISGHFIAEHYMFLKGYETYSYYGPLNWLTFNVGYHMEHHDFPSIPGCRLPMVKKIAAEYYDNLPHHQSWIRVLWDFVFDDTLGPYSRVKRLCKLAKES, from the exons CAAAGTATCCAGAGATCAAGACTCTGATGGGACCAGATCCACATTTAAAGTGGATTGTATCTGGAATGGTTTTTATGCAGCTTCTGGCATGCTACTTGGTGAAAGACTTATCTTGGAAAtggattttcttctgggctTATGCTTTTGGGGGTTGCATCAACCATTCCCTGACCCTCGCCATCCATGACATTTCACACAACGTGGCCTTTGGGAACAAGCAGGCCAAGTGGAACCGGTGGTTCGCAATCTTTGCCAACTTGCCCATTGGCATCCCCTATTCTGCCTCCTTCAAGAAATACCACATTGACCATCACCGGTacctgggaggggacagctTGGATGTGGACATTCCCACAGACTTTGAGGGCTGGTTTTTCTGCACGCCGCTTCGGAAGCTGCTCTGGCTATtcctccagcctctgttctacAGTCTGAGACCACTGTATGTGAACCCCAAAGCAATTACACGGATGGAAATCCTGAATGCTCTCGTCCAGTTTTCTATAGACCTCATCATTTACTACCTGTGGGGGCTCAAACCTGTTATTTACTTAATAGCAGGTACTATTCTTTGCTTGGGTTTTCATCCCATTTCTGGGCACTTCATAGCAGAACACTACATGTTCCTAAAAGGGTATGAGACATACTCTTATTACGGACCTCTGAACTGGCTCACCTTCAATGTAGGCTACCACATGGAGCACCATGACTTCCCCAGCATTCCTGGATGCAGATTGCCCATG gtgaagaagatTGCAGCAGAATATTATGATAACCTCCCACATCACCAGTCCTGGATTCGAGTTCTGTGGGACTTTGTTTTTGATGACACTCTTGGTCCTTATTCAAGAGTTAAGAGACTGTGCAAGCTGGCAAAGGAAAGCTAA